From Trueperella pecoris, a single genomic window includes:
- a CDS encoding glycerophosphodiester phosphodiesterase, translating into MMNRERLWKIGEKPVVLAHRGGGNEVPENSIDAFRFMRERGFRFVETDCHATKDGVVVIFHDPILERTTDGRGKISRWTWRDLREVRDESGHRIVRLDELLEEFPDMIFNIDAKHNGVARPMAEIISRHGAIDRVSLASFSETRLRYIRRLLPGVRSSMGTSAIARLVLASNGPTSMRRAALYRMPGPEQGVECIQVPELFRSVRIINGAFVALAHSRGLAVHVWTVNEERVMRKLLDLGVDGLITDEPTQARSVIDEMFGGGD; encoded by the coding sequence ATGATGAATCGCGAACGTTTGTGGAAAATCGGGGAAAAGCCGGTTGTCCTCGCCCACCGTGGCGGTGGCAACGAAGTTCCAGAGAATTCGATTGACGCCTTCCGCTTCATGCGAGAGCGCGGTTTTCGTTTCGTTGAGACAGACTGCCACGCGACGAAAGACGGCGTCGTCGTCATCTTCCACGATCCGATTCTTGAAAGGACGACGGACGGCCGCGGAAAAATCTCGCGGTGGACGTGGCGTGACCTGCGCGAGGTGCGTGACGAGTCGGGACATCGGATCGTGCGCCTTGATGAACTGCTCGAAGAGTTCCCAGACATGATTTTCAACATCGACGCCAAGCACAACGGCGTGGCCCGGCCAATGGCGGAGATTATTTCTCGCCACGGCGCCATCGACCGCGTGAGTTTGGCATCCTTTTCGGAGACGAGGTTGCGCTATATTCGGCGCCTACTGCCGGGTGTTCGATCGTCAATGGGCACCTCGGCGATCGCTCGGCTCGTGTTGGCCTCGAACGGCCCGACGTCGATGCGCCGTGCAGCCCTTTATCGGATGCCGGGCCCGGAGCAGGGCGTCGAGTGTATTCAGGTGCCCGAGCTGTTTAGGTCGGTACGCATCATCAACGGCGCGTTCGTTGCGCTTGCACACTCGCGTGGACTTGCGGTGCACGTGTGGACCGTCAACGAGGAACGCGTTATGCGCAAGCTTCTCGACTTGGGCGTTGACGGATTGATTACTGACGAACCGACGCAGGCTCGAAGCGTTATCGACGAGATGTTCGGTGGCGGGGACTAG
- a CDS encoding M23 family metallopeptidase — protein sequence MTVPTAGAAALGLVVASTTASGVIFAGPNSASAVQGVSLLAATSIVTPEPAVPDSLKKMSGAADSARYRSFERVFSGKAAQCGVRSSANSLVSAFAADENLVVHPMAKGTFRVTSPFGWRSDPFTGLSSFHLGVDYAGPIGTPIYAMADGEVIYAGEGIEGRSSNVVVVSHEINGEKYSTWYVHMYADGVYVKKGEKVRAGQLIAGVGSEGHSTGPHLHFEVHKGHELYGVKQEDILDPEVALVDLGAIDVSELC from the coding sequence ATGACCGTACCGACGGCCGGTGCTGCCGCCCTTGGCCTCGTGGTTGCTTCGACGACTGCCAGTGGTGTTATCTTCGCCGGCCCAAATAGCGCCTCCGCCGTCCAAGGGGTGTCGTTGCTGGCGGCGACTTCCATTGTGACTCCTGAACCTGCCGTCCCGGATTCGTTGAAGAAGATGAGCGGCGCGGCCGATTCTGCCCGCTACCGTAGTTTCGAGCGGGTCTTTTCTGGCAAGGCTGCCCAGTGTGGGGTCCGTAGCAGTGCAAACTCCCTTGTCTCCGCCTTTGCGGCTGACGAAAACCTCGTCGTCCATCCGATGGCGAAGGGCACCTTCCGCGTCACTTCGCCCTTCGGCTGGCGGTCGGATCCGTTTACGGGGCTGAGCTCCTTCCATCTCGGTGTGGACTACGCCGGCCCGATTGGCACCCCTATCTACGCCATGGCTGATGGTGAGGTCATCTACGCGGGCGAAGGGATTGAAGGGCGCTCGTCGAACGTCGTCGTCGTGAGCCACGAGATTAACGGAGAAAAGTATTCCACTTGGTATGTTCACATGTACGCGGACGGAGTGTACGTGAAGAAGGGCGAGAAGGTCAGGGCCGGCCAGCTCATTGCGGGGGTCGGATCCGAGGGGCACTCGACCGGTCCGCACCTGCACTTTGAGGTCCACAAGGGCCACGAGCTCTACGGCGTCAAGCAGGAAGATATTCTTGACCCCGAGGTCGCACTTGTCGATTTGGGTGCGATCGACGTTTCGGAGCTCTGCTAG
- a CDS encoding hemolysin family protein, whose translation MSIGSALLVTALLLAANAFFVGAEFAVMGARRSRVEPLADAGKKSAQTVIYALENVTLMLATCQLGITLASVALGAISEPAIAHWIEGPLNAVGVPSSLLHPIAIVIALGGVVYLHVVLGEMVPKNIAVTTPERAAYILVPPLVVVSKIFHPVVFSLNWFANHIIRVFGMEPKDEVGAAFTVDEVASIVEASKQAGVLDADVGLISSALEFSEYSAGDLMVRTEELVTVSPLITPDELEAEIAQQGFSRYPVRVKDELVGYIHIKDVIDVAPERRHEPLAPWKIRQLSLVDSYDEVETALRSMQKDGTHLAAVSVDGRVEGVLFLEDILEELIGEVRDAMQK comes from the coding sequence ATGAGTATCGGTAGTGCACTACTCGTGACGGCCCTGCTGCTGGCGGCCAACGCCTTCTTCGTCGGGGCTGAGTTCGCGGTCATGGGCGCGCGGCGCTCGCGAGTCGAGCCGCTCGCCGACGCAGGAAAGAAGTCGGCGCAGACGGTGATCTACGCGCTGGAAAACGTGACTCTCATGCTGGCCACGTGTCAGCTGGGCATTACGCTCGCCTCGGTGGCACTCGGTGCCATCTCTGAGCCGGCCATCGCCCACTGGATCGAGGGCCCGCTCAACGCTGTTGGCGTGCCGAGTTCGCTGCTCCACCCGATTGCGATCGTGATAGCGCTGGGCGGCGTGGTCTATCTGCACGTGGTACTTGGCGAGATGGTTCCGAAGAACATCGCTGTGACGACGCCGGAGCGGGCGGCCTACATCCTCGTGCCCCCGCTTGTGGTGGTCTCGAAGATTTTTCATCCCGTGGTCTTCTCGCTCAACTGGTTCGCCAACCACATCATCCGCGTGTTTGGTATGGAACCCAAGGACGAGGTGGGGGCCGCGTTCACCGTGGACGAGGTCGCATCAATCGTGGAGGCCTCCAAGCAGGCAGGCGTCCTCGACGCCGACGTGGGCCTGATTTCCTCTGCACTGGAGTTTTCCGAGTATAGTGCCGGTGACCTCATGGTTCGTACCGAGGAGCTGGTGACGGTTAGCCCGCTGATCACCCCGGACGAGTTGGAGGCCGAGATCGCCCAACAGGGTTTTTCGCGCTACCCCGTCCGGGTTAAAGATGAGCTTGTGGGATACATCCATATTAAGGACGTCATCGACGTGGCCCCCGAGCGGCGCCACGAGCCACTCGCCCCCTGGAAGATTCGTCAGTTGTCTTTGGTGGACTCTTACGACGAGGTGGAAACCGCCCTGCGTTCGATGCAGAAGGACGGCACGCATCTAGCGGCCGTGTCCGTCGATGGAAGGGTGGAGGGTGTCCTCTTTCTCGAGGACATCCTTGAGGAGCTCATCGGCGAGGTGCGCGACGCGATGCAGAAATAG
- a CDS encoding hemolysin family protein, protein MATDLVLLGIALLLIAGNALFVAAEFSLVALDPATIDDRAKSGDSKAQRVRKALHHLSLQLSSSQVGITLTTILLGYVATPPLQHLFSAVLEDQGMAKAAAVGTAATIAFVLINLSSMLFGELIPKNMALAEPLNTAAFVSWPLRAFTTLFKPIIVALNGTANWLLRKMGIEPAEELSGARSATELSALVRHSAEEGTLDVSTARLLTRSIDMGALTAVDVMTDRGRVKTLHEEDTAADVITLARETGHSRFPVVGDDLDDIRGFVHLRRAVAIPFQARSQVRVTSSSLLVEPTRVPETIELAPLLVQLRAEGLQMAVVVDEYGGTSGIVTLEDAVEEIVGDVADEHDRRRVRTRIVSGGEWMIPGLMRPDEVRRELGLDVPDEGPWETVGGWIMARLGRIPDVGDEVCEAGVRAVVATMDGRRVEQVRISGVEDE, encoded by the coding sequence TTGGCCACTGATTTAGTCCTGCTTGGAATCGCTCTCCTTCTTATCGCTGGAAACGCACTTTTCGTTGCGGCCGAATTTTCACTCGTCGCCCTTGATCCGGCAACGATTGACGACCGTGCGAAGTCGGGCGACAGTAAGGCTCAGCGCGTGCGCAAGGCTCTCCACCACCTTTCGCTCCAGCTATCGTCCAGCCAGGTTGGAATCACACTGACCACAATTCTCTTGGGATATGTGGCCACCCCGCCCCTCCAACACCTCTTTTCGGCAGTGTTGGAAGATCAAGGAATGGCGAAGGCCGCCGCGGTGGGTACGGCTGCCACGATCGCGTTTGTTCTGATCAATCTTTCTTCGATGCTGTTCGGCGAATTGATTCCGAAGAACATGGCGTTGGCCGAGCCGCTGAATACGGCGGCATTCGTGTCCTGGCCGCTGCGGGCCTTTACCACGTTGTTCAAGCCAATCATTGTGGCGTTGAACGGCACGGCCAACTGGCTACTGCGAAAGATGGGGATCGAGCCGGCCGAGGAGCTGTCCGGGGCGCGTTCTGCCACCGAGCTGTCGGCCCTGGTTCGTCACTCGGCGGAGGAGGGTACGTTGGACGTGTCCACGGCCCGGCTGTTGACCCGCTCGATCGACATGGGCGCACTGACCGCCGTGGACGTCATGACTGATCGCGGCCGAGTTAAAACCCTTCACGAGGAGGACACCGCCGCCGACGTCATCACCCTTGCCCGGGAGACCGGTCACTCTCGTTTCCCCGTCGTTGGCGACGACCTTGACGATATTCGTGGCTTTGTGCACTTGCGCCGCGCAGTGGCGATCCCTTTCCAGGCGCGTAGCCAGGTCCGCGTGACGTCTTCCTCACTGCTTGTGGAACCGACCCGGGTTCCGGAAACTATCGAGCTCGCCCCGCTGCTCGTGCAGCTGCGTGCCGAGGGGCTTCAGATGGCGGTCGTCGTCGACGAATATGGTGGGACGTCGGGGATCGTCACCCTTGAAGACGCCGTCGAAGAGATCGTGGGGGACGTGGCTGACGAGCACGATCGGCGTCGTGTGCGTACGCGAATTGTCTCGGGAGGGGAGTGGATGATACCGGGCCTCATGCGCCCTGACGAGGTCAGGCGCGAACTCGGGCTTGACGTGCCGGACGAGGGCCCGTGGGAGACCGTTGGAGGCTGGATCATGGCCCGCCTCGGACGTATTCCAGACGTGGGCGACGAGGTGTGCGAGGCGGGCGTGCGCGCCGTCGTCGCGACCATGGACGGCCGGCGCGTTGAGCAGGTGCGTATTTCTGGGGTGGAAGACGAATGA